Proteins encoded by one window of Chryseobacterium aquaeductus:
- the asnB gene encoding asparagine synthase (glutamine-hydrolyzing) yields the protein MCGIAGIISKNARNYGHELQNMTNAIAHRGPDSAHHEFYENAALGHRRLSIIDLSENGRQPMYSNTKNECIVLNGEIYGYQSIKKQHTEYPYRGGSDTEVILAMYQGKKEKLIHDLPGMFAFAIWDEKQQQLFCARDRFGEKPFYYTTGKHGEFIFASEIKAILASRLANTEINQDALSHYMQYGYVSTYQSIYKHIHALPPAHQLIWKEGKIEVSRYYSLPKKDREISFSDAKEEFAFLLKNAVEKQLIADVEVGSFLSGGLDSSSIIAMVNEFLPNQTTISFGYDHQDSELKYAREIAEKYNTKHVEIHEKKKDLVSGILKVNHFLDEPFADRSCLPHFEICKAARKNLTVVLSGDVGDELFGGYSFYRVENELKKHFSYQNIIARFGLKLYQSLKQTSFISQINVQYSSILDFHQNEVRNFFNENERRQLGIHENYSQPYSFTADKNSLNDIMRTDLEKFVPGNMLVKSDRMAMANSLEVRTPFLDVDFAEFCIQLPDQLKINSEQDKIILRESMNSYWTESIRKRRKQGFGLDIENWFAEESLIRFSDSMLKNKNHQVFDHIDFKSTQKFLDKGQKHWNLLQLALWAEKIK from the coding sequence ATGTGCGGAATAGCAGGAATCATCAGTAAAAACGCCCGAAACTATGGCCATGAGCTGCAGAATATGACCAATGCCATTGCGCATCGCGGTCCAGATTCCGCTCATCATGAGTTTTACGAAAACGCAGCTTTGGGACATCGTCGTCTTTCCATTATTGATCTTTCGGAAAACGGAAGGCAGCCCATGTATTCGAACACAAAAAATGAATGCATTGTTCTGAATGGTGAAATCTATGGCTACCAGTCCATCAAAAAGCAACATACGGAATATCCTTACCGTGGAGGTTCTGATACAGAAGTCATTCTGGCAATGTATCAGGGCAAAAAAGAAAAACTTATTCATGATCTTCCGGGAATGTTTGCCTTCGCCATCTGGGACGAAAAACAACAACAACTTTTCTGTGCCAGAGACCGTTTTGGCGAGAAACCATTTTACTATACCACTGGAAAACATGGTGAATTTATTTTTGCCAGCGAAATCAAAGCAATTCTGGCAAGCAGACTTGCCAACACAGAAATCAATCAAGATGCGCTTTCTCATTACATGCAATACGGTTATGTAAGCACCTATCAGAGTATTTATAAACATATCCATGCCTTACCTCCCGCCCATCAGCTGATCTGGAAAGAGGGTAAAATCGAAGTTTCAAGATATTACAGTCTTCCAAAGAAAGACAGGGAAATCAGTTTTTCTGACGCAAAAGAGGAGTTTGCTTTTCTTCTGAAAAATGCAGTGGAAAAGCAATTGATTGCCGATGTGGAAGTCGGAAGTTTTCTGAGCGGCGGTTTAGATTCTTCTTCGATTATTGCCATGGTTAATGAATTTTTACCCAATCAGACCACCATCAGTTTTGGATATGACCACCAAGACAGCGAACTAAAATATGCGCGTGAAATTGCTGAAAAGTACAATACAAAACATGTAGAAATACATGAAAAGAAAAAAGATCTGGTTTCTGGTATTTTGAAAGTCAATCATTTTTTGGATGAACCTTTTGCTGACCGCTCATGTCTTCCACACTTCGAGATCTGTAAGGCGGCAAGAAAAAATCTTACGGTAGTACTATCAGGAGATGTGGGTGACGAACTCTTCGGTGGCTACAGCTTTTATAGGGTTGAAAATGAGCTTAAAAAACATTTCAGTTATCAGAATATTATAGCGAGGTTTGGATTGAAATTGTATCAGAGTCTAAAACAGACCTCTTTTATTTCACAGATAAATGTACAATACAGTTCAATCTTAGATTTTCATCAAAATGAAGTGCGAAATTTCTTTAATGAAAATGAAAGGAGACAACTGGGCATTCATGAAAACTACTCTCAGCCTTATAGCTTTACCGCCGATAAAAACTCACTGAACGATATTATGCGCACAGACCTAGAGAAATTTGTCCCTGGTAATATGCTCGTAAAATCTGACAGAATGGCTATGGCAAATTCTCTGGAAGTGCGTACACCTTTTTTGGATGTTGATTTTGCAGAATTCTGTATTCAGCTTCCTGATCAACTTAAAATAAATTCAGAACAAGATAAAATAATCCTCAGAGAATCAATGAATTCTTACTGGACAGAGAGCATCAGAAAGCGACGTAAACAGGGCTTCGGGTTAGACATTGAAAATTGGTTTGCAGAAGAAAGTCTGATAAGATTTTCTGATAGTATGCTGAAAAACAAAAACCATCAGGTTTTTGATCACATTGATTTTAAGTCTACACAAAAGTTTTTAGACAAAGGACAAAAACACTGGAATCTCCTGCAATTGGCTTTGTGGGCCGAAAAAATAAAGTAA
- a CDS encoding GT-D fold domain-containing glycosyltransferase, which translates to MGIKKKLSSNFYYLQWLWQTREERSGFPKYKILSIDKTIDKIVREKISVSRFGDGEFRLLFPEYVLEFQENSALIREKLKDVLNSDLHNHIVCLPEPLSSVSKLDMMTKYWWKKFINNYGKRIVPFLNEDKIYGNSFVTRFYLGYENKSVKRNQIIVNSLKKIWDDKDLLLIEGRFSRLGVGNDLFGNAKSVQRILSPEKNAFRCYDAIFESAKIHGKQKIILIALGPTATILAYDLAKINYWAIDIGHIDIEYMWFLQGATQKIAIEGRHVNEAEKQETFQIPDEFLGTYTGSIILEITK; encoded by the coding sequence ATGGGCATCAAGAAAAAACTTTCTTCCAATTTCTATTATCTCCAGTGGCTTTGGCAAACTAGAGAAGAACGTTCAGGTTTTCCAAAATATAAAATTCTGAGTATTGATAAAACGATAGATAAAATTGTACGGGAAAAGATTTCCGTAAGCCGTTTTGGTGATGGTGAATTCAGACTTCTCTTTCCTGAATATGTTTTAGAATTTCAGGAAAACAGCGCATTAATAAGAGAGAAACTTAAAGATGTTTTAAATTCTGATCTGCATAATCACATTGTATGTCTTCCAGAACCACTTTCGTCGGTTTCAAAACTTGATATGATGACGAAATATTGGTGGAAAAAATTTATTAACAACTATGGCAAAAGAATAGTTCCTTTTTTGAATGAAGACAAAATTTACGGAAACTCATTCGTCACAAGATTTTATCTTGGATACGAGAACAAATCTGTAAAAAGAAACCAAATTATCGTAAATTCTTTAAAGAAGATTTGGGACGACAAAGATCTTTTACTCATCGAGGGCAGATTTTCCAGACTTGGTGTTGGTAATGACTTGTTTGGAAACGCAAAATCGGTTCAGAGAATATTATCTCCCGAAAAAAATGCATTCAGATGTTATGATGCAATATTTGAATCAGCAAAAATTCACGGTAAACAAAAAATTATTCTTATCGCACTTGGCCCTACAGCGACAATTCTTGCTTATGATTTGGCGAAGATAAATTATTGGGCAATAGATATCGGACATATTGATATTGAATATATGTGGTTTTTGCAAGGCGCCACTCAAAAAATTGCCATCGAGGGTAGGCACGTTAATGAAGCGGAAAAACAGGAAACATTCCAGATTCCAGATGAATTTCTGGGGACTTATACTGGTAGCATCATTTTAGAAATTACCAAATGA
- a CDS encoding glycosyltransferase family 2 protein produces MSLNISVIIPVYNASQFLRKAVDSALQFEEVKEIVLVEDKSTDNSLIICQELIKENTKIKLYQHSDRENHGAGATRNLGLEKADSEYIAFLDADDYYLSNRFDGEKTIFNDPKIEGVFGALGTEFITEKGREEYQDKFKNTTLTTVNFPAAGEDVFKGLLGLTTQVFGSFFHLNTLTVKKSSIEKNNLRFNKDLRVHQDSDFIIKLAYHCYLKSGIIEQAIAVRGVHDDNRITKIKAYSGKFYHNNLLLQASLYQWSRSAKLNSLYSKKIKLDYLSFKIANQKGLKKWVNFFTTCFVNPEFIKTKYRFHALNNNHDS; encoded by the coding sequence ATGAGTTTGAATATATCAGTCATAATCCCAGTTTATAACGCTTCTCAGTTTCTGAGGAAAGCGGTTGACTCTGCTCTGCAGTTTGAGGAAGTAAAAGAGATCGTCTTGGTAGAAGATAAGTCTACTGATAATTCATTAATTATTTGTCAGGAATTAATAAAAGAAAACACTAAAATAAAGCTGTATCAGCATTCTGACAGAGAAAATCATGGTGCCGGAGCGACTAGAAATCTTGGTCTTGAAAAAGCTGATTCAGAATACATCGCCTTTTTAGATGCAGATGATTATTATCTTTCTAATCGTTTCGATGGTGAAAAAACAATTTTCAATGATCCTAAAATCGAAGGTGTTTTTGGTGCATTGGGAACTGAATTTATCACAGAAAAAGGTCGAGAAGAATATCAGGATAAGTTTAAAAACACAACATTAACTACGGTTAATTTTCCGGCGGCTGGTGAAGATGTTTTTAAGGGTCTATTGGGATTGACAACTCAGGTTTTCGGTTCTTTTTTTCACCTGAATACTTTAACGGTAAAAAAATCTTCGATCGAAAAAAACAACCTTAGATTTAACAAAGATTTACGTGTTCATCAAGATTCTGATTTTATTATTAAATTAGCATATCACTGTTATCTAAAATCTGGAATTATAGAACAAGCGATTGCAGTAAGAGGTGTACACGATGACAATAGAATTACAAAAATAAAAGCTTATTCAGGTAAATTTTATCATAATAATCTTTTACTTCAAGCCTCTCTTTACCAATGGAGCAGATCTGCAAAACTAAATTCTTTATACTCAAAAAAGATAAAACTAGATTATTTAAGCTTTAAAATAGCCAATCAAAAAGGTCTGAAAAAATGGGTTAATTTTTTTACAACCTGTTTTGTGAATCCTGAATTTATTAAAACGAAGTATCGTTTTCACGCCTTAAATAATAACCATGATTCGTAA
- a CDS encoding glycosyltransferase family 47 protein, with translation MIRKKINQIIVLVIDLLAFAKLKLYHPPRNEKSLLVNFENPQLYHRFFYLMLKFYQLSGYNIYYPMSFSKFRNLRNKDRYLGLILREKKFLSINKNNLTQDFIEINDKMFSPDYFLNYFEKGNQESKCFHVPMSFHPFMYNQQIWDNAVDTEKERLNSIFCYGNFDSKAYLDINRTEFNVISRTELLKFFEQKEQFVSIHHKEDITSETTDQLNEKFIFAIKENYPVAMGDLRELLSNFNFHLCCPGVVMPLCHNIIEAMSVGTIPLIEKEYAEVMYPNLQHKINAIIFKDLRDLNKILSEQLFDFSEMEISYMRKNVLEYYENFLMPESVVNHLNESITNKKLIYLQAEHRSVKFKN, from the coding sequence ATGATTCGTAAAAAAATAAATCAGATTATTGTACTTGTCATAGATTTGTTGGCATTTGCTAAACTAAAATTATATCATCCACCGAGAAATGAAAAATCTTTGCTGGTGAATTTTGAAAATCCTCAGTTATACCACAGATTTTTTTACTTGATGTTAAAGTTTTATCAGCTATCTGGATACAACATTTATTATCCTATGAGTTTCTCAAAATTTAGAAACTTAAGAAATAAAGATCGTTATTTGGGATTGATTTTGAGAGAAAAGAAATTTTTATCGATAAATAAAAATAACCTAACGCAAGATTTCATTGAAATTAATGATAAGATGTTCAGTCCTGATTACTTTTTAAACTATTTTGAAAAAGGCAATCAAGAGAGCAAATGCTTTCACGTACCAATGAGTTTTCACCCTTTCATGTATAATCAACAAATTTGGGATAATGCAGTTGATACGGAGAAAGAACGTTTGAACTCTATTTTCTGTTATGGAAATTTTGATTCCAAAGCGTATCTGGATATAAACAGAACAGAATTTAATGTAATTTCGAGAACAGAGTTGTTGAAGTTTTTTGAGCAAAAAGAACAATTTGTATCTATTCACCACAAAGAGGATATTACTTCTGAAACGACAGACCAACTGAATGAAAAATTCATCTTTGCCATCAAAGAAAACTATCCTGTTGCAATGGGCGACCTTAGAGAACTTTTATCTAACTTCAATTTTCATCTTTGCTGTCCTGGAGTTGTGATGCCTTTATGTCATAATATAATTGAAGCAATGTCTGTGGGAACAATCCCGCTTATAGAAAAAGAATACGCCGAAGTAATGTATCCCAATCTGCAACATAAAATCAACGCTATTATCTTTAAAGATTTACGAGATCTCAATAAAATTCTCTCAGAACAGCTTTTTGATTTTTCAGAAATGGAGATTTCTTACATGAGAAAAAATGTCCTAGAATATTATGAGAATTTTCTCATGCCGGAAAGTGTTGTAAATCATCTTAACGAAAGTATTACGAACAAAAAACTAATATATCTACAAGCAGAACATCGCAGCGTAAAATTTAAAAACTAA